Proteins encoded in a region of the Dryobates pubescens isolate bDryPub1 chromosome 14, bDryPub1.pri, whole genome shotgun sequence genome:
- the RRM2B gene encoding ribonucleoside-diphosphate reductase subunit M2 B produces the protein MGERRGRGAVQEAAGPGAGKAGAGAGKAGAGAAGPCGCLGAAVAAGGSGRRARGPARSRGPARSRAPAPCVRGRQRGPACRRRLSGLAGTCLAGALPEPQPGAAACATAEVPAAAAATPPGQASPGECGAGTGGSPAQPGGLLTRVLGSAPGGLSRLCRLGLGRVAASGRRGRGEHRQRPQQLLSPPGQISSSSGGRKAVSLARRPRVLPGASSWPGLAGVSGARRAGSAVGAQMEGEGAGSPGAGSESTRGRQSPSASAAANGPGLAEEPLLRKNPRRFVIFPIQYPDIWKMYKQAQASFWTAEEVDLSKDLPHWDKLKADEKYFISHILAFFAASDGIVNENLVARFSQEVQIPEARCFYGFQILMENVHSEMYSLLIDTYIREPEKRDFLFNAIETMPCVKKKADWALKWIEDRESTFGERVVAFAAVEGIFFSGSFAAIFWLKKRGLMPGLTFSNELISRDEGLHCDFACLMFHYLVNRPSEERVREIIVNAVAIEQEFLTEALPVGLIGINCTLMKQYIEFVADRLLMELGFSKVFCAENPFDFMENISLEGKTNFFEKRVSEYQRFAVMAETMDNVFTLDADF, from the exons ATGGGCGAGCGCCGGGGGCGCGGGGCCGTGCAGGAGGCAGCCGGGCCCGGCGCGGGTAAGGCTGGGGCCGGCGCGGGTAAGGCTGGGGCCGGCGCGGCGGGGCCCTGCGGGTGTCTCGGGGCTGCAGTCGCCGCCGGCGGATCGGGGCGGCGTGCCCGGGGACCCGCCCGCTCTCGGGGACCCGCCCGCTCTCGGGCACCGGCGCCGTGCGTGCGCGGGCGGCAGCGCGGCCCCGCCTGCCGCCGCCGGCTCTCCGGCCTTGCGGGCACCTGCCTGGCCGGGGCCCTGCCCGAGCCGCAGCCCGGCGCCGCGGCCTGCGCCACCGCTGAGGTGCCGGCGGCGGCTGCTGCCACCCCGCCGGGCCAGGCCTCGCCTGGGGAATGCGGGGCTGGCACGGGGgggtccccagcccagcctgggggtcTGCTGACACGGGTCCTGGGGAGCGCACCGGGTGGTCTCTCGCGTCTTTGTCGGCTCGGGCTCGGGAGGGTGGCAGCCTCCGGGCGCCGGGGCCGCGGGGAGCACCGGCAGC GAccgcagcagctgctgtcacctccGGGGcagatctcctcctcctcaggcgGCAGAAAGGCTGTCTCTTTGGCACGCAGGCCCCGGGTGCTTCCTGGCGCCAGCAGCTGGCCGGGGCTGGCCGGCGTGAGCGGAGCCAGGCGGGCAGGCAGCGCTGTGGGGGCGCAGATGGAGGGCgagggggcaggcagcccaggcgCGGGCAGCGAGTCCACCCGAGGAAGGCAG AGCccctctgccagtgctgctgcgaATGGGCCGGGCCTGGCCGAGGAGCCCCTGCTCAGGAAGAACCCTCGCCGCTTCGTCATCTTCCCCATCCAGTACCCAGACATATGGAAGATGTATAAACAGGCTCAGGCCTCCTTTTGGACAGCAGAAGAG GTTGATTTGTCAAAGGACCTTCCTCACTGGGACAAGCTGAAAGCAGATGAGAAGTACTTCATCTCTCATATTCTGGCATTTTTTGCAGCCAGTGATGGAATTGTAAATGAAAACCTG GTGGCCCGTTTCAGCCAGGAGGTGCAGATCCCAGAGGCAAGATGTTTCTATGGCTTTCAGATCCTCATGGAGAACGTGCACTCAGAGATGTACAGTCTGCTCATAGACACCTACATCAGAGAGCCTGAGAAAAG gGATTTCTTATTTAATGCAATTGAAACAATGCCTTGTGTCAAGAAGAAAGCAGACTGGGCTCTGAAGTGGATTGAAGACAGAGAATCCACTTTTG GTGAGAGAGTGGTTGCCTTTGCTGCAGTTGAAGGCATCTTCTTCTCGGGTTCCTTTGCTGCTATCTTTTGGCTGAAGAAGAGAGGCCTGATGCCTGGACTGACCTTCTCCAATGAACTTATTAGCAGGGATGAG GGTCTACACTGTGATTTTGCTTGCCTGATGTTCCATTATCTGGTCAACAGACCATCAGAAGAGCGAGTCCGTGAGATCATCGTCAACGCCGTTGCGATCGAGCAg GAGTTCCTAACAGAGGCATTACCTGTAGGTCTGATTGGAATCAATTGCACTTTGATGAAACAATACATTGAATTTGTGGCAGACCGCTTGCTGATGGAGCTTGGCTTCTCCAAG GTCTTTTGTGCAGAAAATCCTTTTGATTTCATGGAGAACATCTCCTTGGAAGGCAAAACAAACTTCTTTGAGAAGCGGGTTTCGGAGTACCAGCGCTTTGCTGTCATGGCAGAAACCATGGACAATGTCTTCACCCTGGATGCAGATTTTTGA